Below is a genomic region from Sorghum bicolor cultivar BTx623 chromosome 9, Sorghum_bicolor_NCBIv3, whole genome shotgun sequence.
CGATGCAGTATATTTGGGGTACTTACTGTCCTCAGACCACTGTCACTGTCAGGTCATTTGGCATTGTTAAATCGTATTATAGGGCTTTTTAATGTTAGATTCTGTACATGGGGAACGCTTGGCCGTGCACAGTCACATCGATGACAGTAGTTTtattcaacaaagctttgaatAAAGTCATAGTCCCGGTACCCAAAGCACTAGTGCTCCTCGTGTACCATGCACCAACTTGCAAGCTTGCAATGCCAAATccgaagttttttttttttaaaaaaaaaactttagctCTAGCTGTAGTGCTAGCGGCATCGGTATATCGTTGCTGGCTGGCGTCCGGCCTACAGTTCCTGGCCATGTGAAAATAAAGGGCGTCTGAAGTGGATCCACTGGTCCGAGCTTAAAGCAATGCCTTTTCAAAGCCAAAGCGGCTGGCCGCGGCGGGGGTCCCTTCCGGGGACGGCGGCCCCGTTAGCCAAAGTACACTGAACCTGCTGGACCAATGGCTGCCGGCGGCCAGCCGCGGTTCATCGACCCCAAAGAGCTTTTTTTTTGCAGCTAAAGCAAATGGATATACCCGGATTTTTCGGTGCAAAGCGTGTTGCCTCCCCTAGATTTTTTTTTCCCCAGCCAAAGCGCGGTTCTTTCGTCGGACTAATGTATCTTTGCTATTGTTGATTCTCCTTGCTGCAGCAGCGCTGGCACCGGCGGCGGTGCTGGCATGGGCACCGGCGGGGCAGGCGCTGGCACCGGCGGTGGCATGGGCGCTGGGACAGGCGCAGGCGCAGGCACAGGCGCTGGCACCGGAGCAGGCACGGGCATGGGCACCGGGACGGGGACTAGCACCGGAgctggcaccggcaccggcaccggcgcgGGGATCACGACCCCCGGGGCCCTGAGCCCACCGTTCGGCGGCACGGGCGCCTACGGCCCGTCAGGAGCAGGCAGCACCGACTACAACGACGCCGCCAAGCCGCGCGCCGCCGGGCTGCACGTCGTTGCCGCCCTTGCcctcgccaccgccgccgccgccgcacctctCCTCCGCTAGGAGGTGCGCCGCGCGGCACGGTGCCAACTGGGCTGGCGGG
It encodes:
- the LOC8067501 gene encoding PLASMODESMATA CALLOSE-BINDING PROTEIN 1 isoform X1; this encodes MAAAPLLLLLLLAMFTASDAAFCVCKTGLSDQGYQAAIDYACSKGADCASTKQGGPCYGSGNKAAVCSYICNSYYQMRSGMGATCDFNGVATLTGSDPSSGTCKFASGPSSAGTGGGAGMGTGGAGAGTGGGMGAGTGAGAGTGAGTGAGTGMGTGTGTSTGAGTGTGTGAGITTPGALSPPFGGTGAYGPSGAGSTDYNDAAKPRAAGLHVVAALALATAAAAAPLLR
- the LOC8067501 gene encoding PLASMODESMATA CALLOSE-BINDING PROTEIN 1 isoform X2, which produces MAAAPLLLLLLLAMFTASDAAFCVCKTGLSDQGYQAAIDYACSKGADCASTKQGGPCYGSGNKAAVCSYICNSYYQMRSGMGATCDFNGVATLTGSDPSSGTCKFASGPSAGTGGGAGMGTGGAGAGTGGGMGAGTGAGAGTGAGTGAGTGMGTGTGTSTGAGTGTGTGAGITTPGALSPPFGGTGAYGPSGAGSTDYNDAAKPRAAGLHVVAALALATAAAAAPLLR